In Dyadobacter sp. NIV53, a single window of DNA contains:
- a CDS encoding cyanophycinase yields MKYYLIRFFAAFVFLSSFVHAQIPEKSRQGNLFIIGGGDRSPDLMRELVAASGLGPKDYVVVLPMSGANPDTSFHYFKADLEPVCSNKIINLNFKTSDVNNKLRLDSLANAKLVFITGGDQERFMKVVLNTPVYDAIHKAFAKGATIAGTSAGAAVMSHYMISGRELVGDTTLRATFRKVKDRNIDIQTGLGLLTDVIVDQHFIVRSRYNRLFSALAKYPDFTCVGIDEATAIVVTGNQVKVVGESQVVVMKNPAKLKVTESGLIKMEDIQFSLYTAGDVFRINKRSE; encoded by the coding sequence ATGAAATATTATCTGATCAGGTTCTTTGCCGCTTTTGTTTTCCTTTCTTCTTTTGTTCATGCGCAGATCCCTGAAAAATCCAGGCAGGGTAATTTGTTTATCATCGGTGGCGGGGATCGTTCTCCGGATCTGATGCGGGAGCTTGTAGCGGCTTCCGGTTTAGGACCAAAAGATTATGTTGTCGTGTTGCCGATGTCAGGTGCAAATCCCGATACATCATTCCATTATTTCAAAGCAGATCTGGAACCTGTTTGCTCAAATAAAATAATAAACCTGAATTTTAAAACTTCTGATGTAAATAATAAACTAAGACTGGATTCCCTTGCCAATGCAAAGCTGGTATTTATTACTGGCGGTGACCAGGAACGGTTTATGAAGGTCGTTCTGAATACACCGGTGTATGATGCAATTCATAAAGCTTTTGCAAAGGGGGCGACTATTGCAGGTACAAGTGCCGGTGCCGCCGTAATGAGCCATTATATGATTTCCGGACGTGAGCTGGTTGGGGATACGACATTAAGGGCAACTTTTAGAAAAGTGAAAGATCGGAATATTGACATTCAGACAGGACTTGGGTTATTAACTGATGTAATTGTTGATCAGCATTTTATTGTCAGAAGCCGCTATAATCGCTTATTCTCGGCTTTGGCCAAGTACCCTGATTTTACCTGCGTAGGTATTGACGAGGCCACTGCCATAGTTGTAACAGGAAATCAGGTAAAAGTTGTGGGTGAAAGCCAGGTAGTAGTGATGAAAAATCCGGCTAAACTAAAAGTGACAGAAAGTGGATTAATTAAAATGGAAGATATACAATTCAGTTTGTATACTGCCGGAGATGTTTTCCGGATCAATAAAAGAAGCGAATAA
- a CDS encoding PLP-dependent aminotransferase family protein, with amino-acid sequence MQLLSSVVIDKLSRQAVYLQIANQLMSLIRKGTLPSGYRLMSTRQLASMLNVHRRTVVLAYDELLAQGWLESHVGNGTFVAKNFPEIKLSRSDEHTKKQIKPSKKAGFEVPILSHLNRSVLKSGTGLHLDDGFPDARLAPLEELSRAYRSQLLTGNSYARLGYGDTHGSLWLRQELSVYLNETRGLNTTIANILIVRGTIMGLYLVSAGLLKPGDNVVVSELGWAGANNNFLQAGANLLTIPSDDYGIDLDALEKLCLKQPIRLLYVTSHHHYPTTVALRADRRVRLLQLAEQFGFIIFEDDYDYDFHYLSKPLLPLAGADQAGMVLYCGSFTKAISPVFRVGYLVGPENAIAHLAKLRRIIDRQGDTILENALADLLQNGVIQRHLRKSLRVYRQRRDLFCELLNMELENYVEFQVPDGGMAVWTKFDQKIDLPLLAQKALKKDLYFSDGSAHQQYSRIKNTTRLGFASSDPHELEKSVTILKNLI; translated from the coding sequence ATGCAATTACTTTCCTCAGTTGTCATTGATAAATTAAGCAGGCAGGCAGTATATCTTCAAATTGCCAATCAGCTCATGTCATTAATCAGAAAAGGAACATTGCCATCGGGATACAGATTGATGAGTACGAGGCAATTAGCTTCCATGCTAAACGTTCACCGGCGTACTGTGGTCCTGGCCTATGACGAATTACTGGCTCAGGGCTGGCTGGAAAGCCATGTGGGTAACGGCACTTTTGTAGCTAAAAATTTTCCGGAAATAAAGCTTTCCAGATCTGATGAGCATACAAAAAAGCAGATAAAACCGAGCAAAAAAGCAGGCTTTGAGGTTCCCATCTTATCTCATTTGAATCGTTCTGTATTGAAATCCGGGACGGGACTTCATTTGGACGACGGTTTTCCGGATGCCCGGCTTGCTCCTCTGGAAGAACTTTCACGGGCCTATCGCAGTCAGTTACTAACAGGCAATTCATACGCACGACTGGGTTATGGTGATACGCACGGCTCTCTATGGCTGCGGCAGGAACTGTCTGTTTATCTGAATGAAACCAGAGGGTTAAACACAACAATTGCTAATATACTGATCGTACGGGGAACGATTATGGGCTTGTATCTGGTGAGTGCAGGTCTGTTAAAACCGGGTGATAATGTGGTAGTAAGCGAATTAGGCTGGGCAGGGGCAAACAATAACTTTTTGCAGGCAGGTGCCAATCTTTTAACTATTCCGTCAGACGATTATGGGATTGATCTGGATGCACTTGAAAAACTTTGCTTAAAACAACCAATTCGCCTGCTTTACGTCACTTCTCATCATCACTATCCAACTACTGTGGCACTCCGTGCAGACCGCCGTGTCAGATTATTGCAATTGGCTGAACAATTCGGGTTTATCATTTTTGAGGACGATTATGATTATGATTTCCATTATCTGAGCAAGCCTCTTTTACCGCTTGCCGGTGCTGATCAGGCCGGAATGGTGTTGTATTGCGGTTCGTTCACCAAAGCTATTTCACCTGTATTCCGAGTTGGATACCTGGTTGGGCCTGAAAACGCCATTGCGCATTTAGCAAAATTACGACGGATCATTGACAGGCAGGGAGATACGATTTTGGAAAATGCACTGGCCGACTTGCTTCAAAACGGAGTGATTCAAAGGCATTTGAGAAAATCATTACGCGTGTACAGGCAAAGACGCGATCTGTTTTGCGAACTTCTTAATATGGAATTGGAGAATTATGTTGAATTCCAGGTTCCTGATGGTGGGATGGCAGTTTGGACAAAATTTGATCAGAAAATAGATTTGCCATTACTGGCTCAAAAAGCACTGAAAAAAGACCTGTACTTTTCGGATGGAAGTGCACATCAGCAATATTCCCGGATAAAAAATACAACCAGACTTGGCTTTGCGTCTTCTGACCCTCACGAACTGGAGAAATCTGTGACAATCCTGAAAAACCTGATCTGA
- a CDS encoding murein L,D-transpeptidase yields MSAYEPVNRQYNLLKEKLLQYYQIDKNQEWAPLETKKLKEGNSNALVSEIKNRLMHLGDLNETDSTNIFDSTLTAAVKQFQGRMGLKPDGETGPAFFRELNVPVHERIQQVLINMERIRWTPATPSTDYILVNIPEFKMHVYENGKLNFNMNVVVGSEANSTVIFSGTLNQIVFSPYWNIPPSILKKEILPGIHKNANYLAKHNMEWNGGSVRQKPGKSNSLGLVKFLFPNSHNIYLHDTPSKSLFGESQRAFSHGCIRLAEPKKLAEFLLRKDSTWTEEKITQAMNLGKEKYVRLCGKNEIPVFIGYFTSWVDQNGHINFRNDVYGHDKKMAERLFSNNTIALTAK; encoded by the coding sequence TTGTCGGCTTATGAGCCGGTAAACCGCCAGTATAATTTATTAAAAGAAAAACTGCTTCAATATTACCAGATTGATAAAAACCAGGAATGGGCTCCGCTTGAAACCAAAAAGCTGAAAGAAGGAAATTCCAATGCGCTGGTATCTGAAATAAAAAACAGGCTGATGCATTTAGGAGATTTGAATGAAACAGACAGTACCAATATTTTTGACTCAACACTAACTGCTGCTGTCAAACAGTTTCAGGGAAGAATGGGGCTCAAACCGGATGGAGAAACGGGCCCTGCTTTTTTCAGGGAATTGAATGTACCGGTTCACGAACGTATCCAACAGGTGCTGATCAATATGGAACGTATCCGATGGACGCCCGCAACTCCTTCCACCGATTATATTCTGGTCAACATTCCTGAATTCAAAATGCATGTGTATGAAAATGGAAAGTTAAATTTCAACATGAATGTCGTCGTCGGTTCGGAAGCGAACAGCACTGTTATTTTTTCCGGAACATTAAATCAAATTGTTTTTAGTCCATACTGGAATATTCCTCCAAGTATTTTGAAAAAGGAAATTTTACCCGGTATCCATAAAAATGCAAATTATCTGGCAAAGCACAATATGGAATGGAATGGCGGATCTGTGAGGCAAAAGCCAGGCAAATCCAATTCACTTGGCCTGGTTAAGTTCTTATTTCCAAACAGTCACAATATTTACTTACATGATACACCATCCAAAAGTTTGTTTGGCGAATCCCAACGTGCTTTCAGTCATGGTTGTATAAGACTTGCCGAACCGAAAAAACTCGCAGAATTCCTTCTCCGGAAAGACAGTACATGGACGGAAGAAAAGATTACACAGGCAATGAACCTGGGCAAAGAAAAGTATGTCCGCTTATGTGGCAAAAACGAAATTCCTGTTTTTATAGGCTATTTTACTTCCTGGGTTGATCAGAACGGACATATCAATTTCCGTAATGATGTGTATGGACATGATAAAAAAATGGCCGAGCGGTTATTCAGTAATAATACTATTGCGCTAACGGCCAAATAA
- a CDS encoding AI-2E family transporter has protein sequence MIRITPFYTRLAHILISLICLSYIAIVGRTLLAPLIFAFLFSLLLLPFAGFLERKFKMPRSLSSLVALLSLILGITGIVFILGTQLTALAQDWPAFKQQVLDGTADLQKWISVTFHVDSDDQINYISDSATKAVDTGTSIIGHTLLSVSSILLFLLFIFLYTFFILLHRRLLLRFIVSLFSEEHSVIVYDIVSQIQYIVKKYIVGLFLQMLIVTGLSCLAFYVIGVKYAFLLGLIMGIFNLIPYIGIVTALILAILITFATATTSHILFVLIAVVLIHLVDSNYIMPKIVGSKVKINTLIALLGLVVGEMIWGITGMFLSIPVIAIIKVIFDRVDGLKPWGMVLGEDDSHPESKAALHEIAEDEQKLGNEVNTV, from the coding sequence ATGATCCGTATTACTCCTTTTTATACCAGGCTGGCTCATATTTTAATCAGTCTGATCTGTCTTTCTTACATTGCCATTGTAGGCAGGACTTTACTGGCCCCCTTGATTTTCGCATTTCTGTTCTCTCTGCTTTTATTACCATTTGCAGGGTTTCTGGAAAGGAAGTTTAAGATGCCCCGTTCGCTGTCATCTCTTGTTGCGTTGCTTTCCTTGATTTTGGGTATTACCGGAATTGTTTTTATTCTGGGAACCCAGCTTACCGCTCTGGCTCAGGACTGGCCGGCTTTTAAGCAACAAGTGCTGGACGGAACAGCCGATCTTCAAAAATGGATTTCAGTCACTTTTCATGTCGATTCAGACGATCAGATCAATTATATCAGCGACTCGGCCACAAAAGCAGTTGATACTGGCACCAGTATTATTGGCCATACATTATTATCCGTTTCGTCAATTTTACTATTTCTTCTTTTTATCTTTCTGTACACATTTTTTATATTACTTCACAGAAGATTATTACTGCGGTTTATCGTGTCATTATTTAGCGAGGAGCACAGTGTGATTGTCTATGATATTGTGAGTCAGATACAGTACATCGTAAAGAAATATATTGTCGGGCTTTTCCTTCAGATGTTAATCGTTACAGGATTATCTTGCCTGGCTTTTTATGTGATTGGCGTAAAATACGCGTTTTTACTTGGCCTCATAATGGGCATTTTTAATCTCATCCCCTACATTGGTATTGTTACAGCACTCATTTTAGCTATACTGATCACTTTTGCAACCGCTACTACCAGTCATATTTTATTCGTACTGATTGCTGTGGTGCTGATCCATTTGGTGGACAGTAATTATATTATGCCAAAAATTGTTGGTTCAAAAGTTAAAATCAATACACTTATTGCACTTTTGGGATTGGTTGTCGGTGAGATGATCTGGGGAATTACGGGTATGTTCTTGTCAATTCCTGTAATAGCCATCATAAAAGTAATTTTCGACCGCGTAGATGGATTGAAACCGTGGGGTATGGTGCTTGGAGAAGACGACAGCCATCCCGAATCCAAAGCTGCATTACACGAAATAGCTGAGGATGAGCAGAAATTGGGTAACGAAGTAAACACAGTTTAG
- a CDS encoding LacI family DNA-binding transcriptional regulator: MQKKASLKSIADKVGVSTTLVSYVLNNKMENRISKEVAQNIRDTAKELNYNSNQIARSLKTNKTFTIGLIVADISNPFSSALARIIEDEADKAGYTVIYGSSDENPQKSQKLIDTFLNKQVDGLIIAPCHGSEAQIIELENRNFPFVLVDRYFPEITTNYVALNNFQASYMAVNHLIDHGHKRIGMITLNSPLHHMKERKRGYMEALLEHDRTFVPDHLIELSQDFSSADIEGAFYQLLGLKEPIDAIYLTTNQLGMFGLKYINSNKIKVPEELAVISFDETEFLDLFSTPVTQLRQPLKEMGTAATEILIAAIADNNKLTQLNMQPLLVIRGSSTMTGLPKKVLETEMPPAVVINPLQLNGQKVKVA, translated from the coding sequence ATGCAAAAGAAAGCCTCTTTAAAGAGTATCGCCGACAAAGTCGGCGTCTCTACAACGCTGGTTTCCTATGTTCTGAATAACAAAATGGAAAACAGGATCAGCAAGGAAGTCGCTCAGAATATTCGTGACACAGCAAAAGAATTAAACTATAATAGTAACCAGATTGCAAGAAGTTTGAAAACCAATAAAACTTTCACAATAGGACTCATAGTAGCAGATATATCCAATCCATTTTCCTCGGCTCTGGCAAGGATTATTGAAGACGAGGCGGACAAGGCAGGTTATACAGTAATCTACGGAAGTTCGGACGAGAATCCGCAGAAATCACAAAAACTGATTGATACATTTTTGAATAAGCAGGTTGATGGACTGATCATTGCGCCATGCCATGGTTCGGAAGCGCAGATCATTGAACTTGAAAATCGCAATTTTCCTTTTGTGCTCGTTGATCGCTATTTTCCGGAAATTACGACAAATTATGTAGCGCTGAATAATTTCCAGGCGTCATACATGGCAGTGAATCACCTGATTGATCATGGCCATAAACGCATTGGAATGATTACGTTAAATTCCCCGCTGCATCATATGAAGGAAAGGAAGAGGGGTTATATGGAAGCTTTGCTGGAACACGACCGCACATTTGTACCAGATCATCTGATTGAATTAAGTCAGGATTTTTCTTCCGCAGATATAGAGGGAGCATTTTACCAGCTTCTTGGTCTGAAAGAACCGATTGACGCAATTTATCTGACTACAAATCAGTTAGGTATGTTTGGCTTGAAGTATATCAACTCAAACAAAATCAAAGTTCCTGAGGAACTGGCCGTGATTAGTTTTGACGAAACTGAATTTCTTGATTTATTCAGCACTCCGGTGACTCAATTGAGACAGCCACTGAAAGAAATGGGGACGGCAGCTACTGAAATTCTGATTGCAGCTATTGCTGATAATAACAAGCTGACTCAGCTTAATATGCAGCCATTGCTGGTTATACGTGGTTCATCAACAATGACTGGTTTGCCTAAAAAGGTATTGGAAACCGAAATGCCACCAGCAGTAGTAATTAATCCTTTGCAGTTAAACGGTCAAAAAGTAAAAGTTGCTTAA
- a CDS encoding M48 family metallopeptidase, translated as MELLIVVAFFGYIYYLRNYADLRTKSEKEEENLKEGIRLFQTNQIHAAFDFFDQRIKTRPNSSVAYLYRARCFKEQNDFQAAMNDLNAGLSYDESVYGLHLEKGKLLFRNNMYDSALKALNKAIFNAGDQDPEPYYWRAMTRQQLNQEEEAQKDYKKEAEITEAGKHILIRDLSVKKPF; from the coding sequence ATGGAATTATTAATAGTCGTTGCCTTTTTTGGTTATATCTATTATTTAAGAAACTATGCAGATCTGCGAACAAAATCTGAGAAAGAAGAGGAAAATTTAAAGGAAGGCATCCGTTTATTTCAAACCAATCAAATACACGCAGCATTCGATTTTTTTGACCAAAGAATAAAAACCCGCCCAAATTCATCTGTTGCTTATCTTTATCGTGCACGCTGCTTTAAAGAACAAAATGATTTTCAGGCAGCAATGAATGACTTAAATGCAGGACTGAGTTATGACGAAAGTGTCTATGGGCTTCATCTGGAAAAAGGTAAACTACTCTTCCGCAACAACATGTACGATTCTGCGCTAAAAGCTCTGAATAAGGCTATTTTTAACGCGGGCGATCAGGATCCCGAACCCTACTACTGGCGTGCAATGACCCGGCAACAATTAAATCAGGAAGAGGAAGCACAAAAAGATTATAAGAAAGAAGCCGAAATAACAGAGGCCGGTAAGCATATTTTAATTAGAGACCTGTCTGTTAAAAAACCTTTTTGA
- a CDS encoding pyridoxamine 5'-phosphate oxidase family protein produces the protein MPKPHSHLVPSRSAKRAHYDQESIYSILDEALFCTISYSVDNRPFSIPTSFVRYEDKIYIHGSVGSHFIREIEKGIPVCITVMLTDALVVAKSAFSHSVNYRSVVIFAQAEKIEDITRKTESFEWLTNKIVPGSWEYLRPIKDNEVRKTTSLAFSLDEASAKIRTGMPNDEEEDKPLPIWSGLIPLQTNRLTPISDDLSKEIPLPAHLSHL, from the coding sequence ATGCCAAAACCACATTCACATCTCGTTCCCAGCCGTTCTGCAAAACGCGCTCATTATGATCAGGAAAGTATTTATTCTATTCTGGACGAAGCACTTTTTTGTACGATCAGTTATTCAGTCGATAACCGCCCGTTTTCAATCCCAACTTCTTTTGTCCGTTATGAAGACAAAATTTACATTCACGGCTCCGTTGGCAGTCACTTTATAAGAGAAATTGAAAAGGGCATACCTGTATGTATTACGGTAATGCTTACCGATGCGCTAGTAGTGGCTAAATCTGCTTTTAGCCATTCTGTCAATTACCGGTCAGTAGTCATATTTGCCCAAGCCGAAAAAATAGAAGATATCACCAGAAAAACAGAAAGTTTTGAATGGCTGACCAATAAAATTGTTCCGGGTAGCTGGGAATATCTTCGGCCGATAAAAGATAATGAAGTACGTAAAACGACTTCCCTCGCCTTTTCATTGGACGAGGCTTCTGCAAAAATCAGAACTGGAATGCCTAACGATGAGGAGGAGGACAAGCCGCTTCCGATCTGGTCCGGCCTTATTCCACTGCAAACAAATAGATTGACTCCAATTTCGGATGACCTGAGCAAGGAAATACCACTACCTGCACATTTGTCGCATCTTTAA
- a CDS encoding PQQ-binding-like beta-propeller repeat protein, translated as MIKKVLLITAVSVFLLAAQNITQDDKITSYTEWTEYLGGPDRNHYSDLTQINPENVKDLKVAWTYSTPDSGQMQVNPIIVKGIMYGVTSTVQAFAVDAATGKEIWHFGDKSKIGSNTSRGLTYWSDGEDQRILHAMGPYLYALDARTGKLIESFGDGGKLDLHTGLPEIAKDKYMVSNTPGTIYEDLIIMPLRLSEDSDAAPGDLRAFNVRTGKLVWTFHTIPYPGELGYETFPPDAYKNTYTGGANNWAGTAIDRKRGILYVPTGSAGYDFYGGKRKGQNLFANCLLAIDARTGKRLWHYQTMHHDMWDRDLPAPPNLITITKNGRRIDAVAQVSKQGYVFIFDRVTGKPLFPIKEVVAPKSELPGEFSWPSQPVPSLPAPFARQAYTLTEKDISSFAQDRDSLVMKFKTYKKNMFAAPGKEGTVILPGFDGGAEWGGAAADPQEGILYVNSNEMAWILTMKDTPKASEMTSLSPGEKVYTTYCPTCHGAQRKGNAKSGYPSLIDVGLRRDRSFVSNIITSGKGMMPGFTMLTADEKNALISFLFNDEKVEAVSTTSETRKIYVPYQSTGYNKFLDSKGLPAISPPWGTLNAIDLNTGKYLWKIPFGEVAELKAKGYPNTGTENYGGPVVTKSGLLFIAATKDGKFRVFNKKTGKLLWETVLPAAGFATPSTYQVNGKQYVVIACGGTKLGTKKGNQYVAFALP; from the coding sequence ATGATCAAAAAAGTACTGTTAATTACAGCAGTTTCTGTCTTTTTACTGGCAGCACAAAACATAACGCAGGATGATAAAATCACTTCCTACACCGAATGGACTGAATATCTTGGTGGCCCGGACCGAAACCATTACTCAGATTTAACCCAGATTAATCCTGAAAATGTAAAAGATCTTAAAGTTGCCTGGACTTATTCTACGCCTGATTCAGGACAAATGCAGGTGAACCCCATTATTGTAAAAGGGATAATGTATGGTGTGACTTCAACGGTTCAGGCATTTGCAGTAGATGCAGCTACTGGTAAAGAAATCTGGCATTTCGGAGACAAATCCAAAATCGGTTCCAATACAAGTCGTGGGCTTACTTACTGGAGTGATGGTGAGGATCAGCGGATATTGCACGCAATGGGGCCGTATTTATATGCTTTGGATGCCCGTACCGGTAAATTGATCGAAAGTTTTGGTGATGGCGGAAAGCTGGACCTGCACACAGGGTTGCCCGAAATTGCAAAGGATAAATACATGGTTTCCAATACACCAGGTACAATTTATGAAGATCTGATCATTATGCCGCTACGCCTTTCGGAAGACTCTGATGCAGCTCCGGGAGATTTAAGGGCATTTAATGTACGCACCGGAAAATTAGTGTGGACTTTTCATACCATACCGTATCCGGGTGAATTGGGCTACGAAACTTTTCCTCCTGATGCCTATAAAAATACCTATACCGGCGGAGCAAACAATTGGGCGGGGACCGCAATTGACAGGAAACGAGGTATTTTGTATGTGCCAACCGGATCTGCCGGTTATGATTTTTATGGTGGAAAAAGAAAAGGTCAAAACCTGTTTGCCAACTGTTTACTTGCCATAGATGCACGCACCGGGAAACGGCTCTGGCATTACCAGACCATGCATCACGATATGTGGGACCGGGACCTTCCTGCACCTCCCAACCTGATCACTATTACAAAGAATGGCAGGCGAATTGATGCCGTTGCCCAGGTAAGTAAGCAGGGATACGTATTTATTTTTGACAGGGTTACAGGAAAACCATTATTTCCTATTAAAGAAGTAGTCGCTCCAAAGTCTGAACTTCCGGGTGAATTTTCCTGGCCTTCGCAACCAGTACCTTCGTTACCCGCTCCATTTGCAAGACAGGCTTATACGCTTACGGAAAAAGATATCAGTTCGTTTGCTCAGGATCGCGATTCGCTGGTGATGAAATTTAAAACCTATAAAAAGAATATGTTTGCAGCGCCCGGCAAGGAAGGCACTGTCATTCTGCCGGGTTTTGATGGCGGAGCAGAGTGGGGTGGGGCAGCGGCAGATCCGCAGGAAGGTATTTTATATGTAAACAGCAATGAAATGGCCTGGATTTTAACAATGAAAGACACACCGAAAGCGAGCGAAATGACATCATTAAGTCCGGGTGAAAAAGTGTACACAACCTATTGCCCAACCTGCCATGGTGCACAGCGAAAAGGTAATGCAAAAAGTGGTTATCCTTCATTAATTGATGTTGGTTTGCGCCGTGACCGTAGTTTTGTGAGCAATATTATCACTAGCGGAAAGGGCATGATGCCAGGTTTTACAATGCTTACAGCCGATGAAAAAAATGCATTGATTTCTTTTCTGTTCAATGATGAAAAGGTGGAGGCCGTTTCGACAACATCAGAAACCAGGAAAATTTATGTGCCTTATCAAAGCACTGGTTACAATAAATTTCTGGATAGTAAAGGGCTACCGGCTATTTCACCTCCCTGGGGTACACTGAATGCCATTGATCTGAATACAGGAAAATACCTCTGGAAAATACCGTTTGGTGAAGTTGCCGAACTTAAAGCGAAGGGTTATCCCAATACCGGAACAGAAAATTACGGAGGCCCCGTTGTTACCAAAAGCGGTCTTCTTTTTATTGCCGCAACCAAGGACGGCAAGTTCAGGGTTTTTAATAAAAAAACAGGTAAATTATTATGGGAAACTGTGCTGCCGGCTGCCGGATTTGCTACTCCTTCTACCTACCAGGTCAATGGAAAACAATATGTGGTTATAGCCTGCGGCGGGACAAAACTGGGTACTAAAAAAGGGAATCAGTATGTGGCTTTTGCCTTACCCTAA
- a CDS encoding MFS transporter has translation MVRNILQIYRISFSGLSRETWLLSVVILINRCGYMAVPFMSMYITQSLHRSIADAGLIITLFGVGSVVGAMVGGYFTDKIGFRPVQVVSLLISGILFMLFGQVHNFDGLCALTIVLAFFVESFKPANNTAIASYSSKENLTRSYALNRLATNIGFGFGTSVGGILAAINYHLLFWVDGVIYMTAGLMIAILLPAVSRPGLSEKSNPENIESLSPWKDVFFLRLIVMVTFYMICFVLLFRLVPVYWKEELNIGEATIGLLLGMNGIIIALFEMILIQKLGSRRSDAYYIVAGILFTAIGYLFLLVPGLKPVVMGAATVFMFTIGEMLTLPYLNTMVMNRASVSNRGQYSAAYSLSWAVAQIIGPAAGGYVAQQWGYNMLWFVLVLLSMTCAFGFKMLFRNVVKMG, from the coding sequence ATGGTACGTAATATTCTACAAATTTACCGGATTTCATTCAGCGGGCTAAGCAGGGAAACCTGGCTGTTGAGTGTTGTTATTCTTATCAACCGTTGCGGTTACATGGCAGTGCCGTTTATGAGTATGTATATTACCCAAAGCCTTCACCGGAGCATTGCCGATGCAGGTTTGATCATTACCCTCTTTGGGGTCGGTTCCGTTGTGGGAGCTATGGTCGGTGGATACTTTACTGATAAAATTGGCTTCCGGCCCGTGCAGGTTGTTAGTCTTCTCATAAGCGGAATCCTGTTTATGCTATTTGGCCAGGTGCATAATTTTGATGGATTGTGTGCTTTAACAATTGTGCTGGCCTTTTTTGTAGAATCATTCAAGCCAGCTAATAACACAGCCATTGCATCTTATTCGTCCAAGGAAAATCTCACAAGGTCATATGCGCTGAACAGGCTTGCAACCAATATCGGATTTGGTTTCGGAACCTCAGTTGGCGGGATACTGGCAGCGATCAATTATCATTTGCTGTTCTGGGTAGACGGTGTGATATACATGACCGCCGGGTTAATGATTGCAATATTACTTCCAGCAGTATCCAGACCTGGTTTATCAGAAAAAAGCAACCCGGAAAATATCGAAAGTTTATCGCCCTGGAAAGATGTCTTTTTCCTGAGGTTAATCGTCATGGTTACTTTTTATATGATATGTTTTGTCCTTTTATTCAGGTTGGTACCGGTTTACTGGAAAGAAGAATTAAATATTGGGGAAGCTACGATCGGACTTCTTCTTGGAATGAATGGTATTATTATCGCCTTGTTTGAAATGATACTGATCCAAAAACTCGGTAGCCGGAGATCAGACGCATATTATATCGTAGCTGGAATATTATTTACAGCCATTGGGTATTTATTTCTTCTGGTGCCTGGTTTAAAGCCTGTTGTAATGGGTGCTGCAACTGTTTTCATGTTTACGATCGGGGAAATGCTTACGTTGCCTTATCTCAATACCATGGTCATGAACCGTGCTTCAGTATCCAACCGGGGACAATATTCTGCTGCATATTCGCTTTCCTGGGCAGTTGCGCAGATCATCGGCCCTGCTGCGGGCGGATATGTTGCACAGCAATGGGGATATAATATGTTGTGGTTCGTTTTGGTATTACTAAGTATGACATGTGCATTTGGATTTAAAATGTTGTTTCGAAACGTAGTAAAAATGGGCTGA